Proteins from a genomic interval of Pseudodesulfovibrio nedwellii:
- a CDS encoding M48 family metalloprotease, whose protein sequence is MDYINIVRQLSRRDFMKAGGMTVLGLAFGGCAKNPVTGENQFMLVSEEQEIQMDRKASPQQLSNDYGPTQDLVLNEYVSGVGTSLSDQSHRPQMPYSYRVVNANYVNAYAFPGGTIACTRGIMLEIDNEAELSALLGHEIGHVNARHTAARMSSQTVIGTLAGVGGAAVGATYGGTWGALAGGLGGLGAGLLLASYSRDDERQADSLGMEYMTRAQYNPDGMIGLMEMLNEQHDREPSSVEIMFATHPMSSERLATARKQAVNKYMGAGEYAIYRERYMDNTAELRKIGPAIKEMQDAEKLGGQKKYDEAEEKMQSALKKVPNDYTGLLLMAKLQMAQKKYEDALPYAMEARRIYPDEAQASQLSGVLLIQSKQYSQAHDNFEAYDKALPGNPYSNFFKGYSQEGMGNREEAAREYYKFLQQVRQGDQAGHAYQRLIDWGYIKGEVRPVRDPMSYLG, encoded by the coding sequence ATGGACTATATTAATATTGTCAGACAGTTGAGTCGCCGAGATTTTATGAAAGCCGGGGGCATGACAGTCCTTGGTCTCGCTTTTGGCGGATGTGCAAAAAACCCTGTTACTGGCGAGAATCAGTTTATGCTGGTCAGTGAGGAACAGGAAATTCAGATGGACAGAAAGGCTTCGCCGCAACAACTGTCCAACGATTATGGTCCAACGCAGGATCTCGTGCTCAATGAATATGTGAGCGGCGTTGGCACGTCCCTGTCTGATCAATCGCATCGGCCGCAGATGCCGTACTCCTATCGTGTGGTCAACGCCAATTACGTCAATGCCTACGCTTTTCCGGGTGGGACCATTGCCTGTACTCGCGGTATCATGCTTGAAATCGACAACGAGGCTGAACTTTCGGCCTTGCTCGGTCATGAGATAGGACACGTCAACGCTCGGCACACTGCGGCGCGTATGAGTTCGCAAACCGTCATCGGTACATTAGCCGGTGTCGGTGGAGCGGCGGTGGGCGCAACATATGGTGGAACTTGGGGAGCTCTCGCGGGTGGTCTCGGTGGCCTTGGCGCAGGGTTGCTTCTGGCATCATACAGTCGCGACGACGAGCGGCAGGCAGACAGCCTTGGTATGGAATACATGACCCGTGCTCAATATAACCCGGACGGCATGATAGGATTGATGGAAATGCTCAACGAACAGCATGATCGGGAGCCGAGTTCCGTTGAGATCATGTTTGCGACTCATCCAATGAGTTCAGAACGGTTGGCTACGGCGCGTAAACAGGCCGTTAATAAATATATGGGAGCCGGAGAGTACGCCATCTATCGCGAGCGGTATATGGACAACACCGCAGAACTCCGCAAGATCGGTCCGGCCATTAAGGAAATGCAGGACGCAGAAAAGCTTGGCGGTCAGAAGAAGTACGATGAAGCCGAGGAAAAGATGCAGTCCGCCCTGAAGAAGGTTCCGAACGATTACACCGGCCTTTTGCTTATGGCGAAATTGCAGATGGCCCAAAAAAAATATGAAGACGCTCTGCCTTACGCCATGGAAGCCAGACGAATTTATCCTGATGAGGCACAGGCCAGTCAATTGAGTGGGGTGCTTTTGATTCAATCCAAACAGTATTCCCAAGCGCATGATAATTTCGAGGCCTATGACAAGGCGTTGCCCGGCAATCCTTATTCCAATTTTTTCAAGGGCTACAGTCAGGAAGGCATGGGCAACCGCGAAGAAGCGGCCCGTGAATATTACAAATTCCTTCAACAGGTTCGGCAGGGTGATCAAGCCGGTCACGCTTACCAACGTCTCATCGATTGGGGCTACATCAAGGGCGAGGTGCGCCCTGTGCGCGACCCCATGTCTTATCTGGGATAA
- a CDS encoding vitamin B12-dependent ribonucleotide reductase, whose protein sequence is MSKLKMPASLSDPIINENAKIVLKRRYQRKDTEGVTYETTKELFWRVAAAIAEEEDKYKESSFKSTKLAREFYELMTSYRFLPNSPTLMNAGTDIGQLAACFVLPIEDDIEGIFDAVKHAAMIHKSGGGTGFSFSRLRAKDSVVGSTGGVASGPLSFLKIFNCATEQIKQGGTRRGANMGILRVDHPDIMDFIKAKERDGELNNFNLSIGLTEAFMKAVEKKADFDLIAPNSGEKVGSLNARDVFNILVQKAWESGDPGIVFLDRINRDNPTPKLGDMESTNPCGEQPLLPYEACNLGSINLGKCFAKGKNGHDSEVDWDELKRIVHLAVRFLDNVIDASQYPLPQITETVEMNRKIGLGVMGWADLLYQLKIPYNSQSAVDMGERVMKFVQDEARSASKTLATERGHFPTYVESIFGEANLGPYRNATTTTIAPTGTLSIIAGCSSGVEPLFALSFVRNVMDNDKLVETNSFFETAVKDAGAYSANLMEEIAKIGTIKKMEHLPEELRTVFVTSMDIEPIWHLKMQAAFQKHTDNAVSKTVNLPSNATKEDIWNIYWKAYEYGCKGVTVYRDGSKTSQVLCTGESDKKKEEDTSVVQDRPDVIYGFTQKIATGLGMLFLTVNEMDGKPFEVFATIGKSGGSITAKAEAIGRLVSLALRSGVEVREIVEQLKGIGGENPKFMKKHLVKSIPDAIAHVFESRYLSGDRVDVQVASLNKELCPDCGEPLVFEEGCHICKSCAYTKCGG, encoded by the coding sequence ATGTCAAAACTCAAAATGCCCGCAAGTCTTTCCGACCCGATTATCAATGAAAACGCCAAGATAGTTTTGAAACGGCGTTACCAACGGAAAGACACCGAGGGGGTCACTTACGAGACCACCAAGGAACTCTTCTGGAGAGTGGCGGCAGCCATTGCTGAAGAAGAAGACAAGTATAAGGAGTCTTCGTTCAAATCCACCAAGCTGGCGCGTGAGTTCTACGAACTGATGACCTCATATCGTTTCCTGCCCAACTCCCCCACTCTCATGAACGCAGGCACCGACATCGGACAATTGGCCGCCTGTTTCGTCCTGCCGATCGAGGATGATATCGAAGGTATTTTCGACGCCGTGAAGCACGCAGCCATGATCCATAAGTCCGGCGGCGGCACAGGATTTTCTTTCTCCCGCCTACGCGCCAAAGATTCCGTGGTCGGTTCCACTGGCGGTGTGGCATCCGGGCCTCTCTCCTTCCTCAAGATTTTCAACTGCGCCACTGAACAAATCAAACAGGGCGGCACCCGACGCGGCGCGAACATGGGCATTTTACGCGTCGACCACCCAGACATCATGGATTTCATCAAGGCCAAAGAACGCGATGGAGAATTGAACAACTTCAACCTATCCATCGGACTGACAGAAGCATTCATGAAGGCTGTTGAGAAAAAAGCAGACTTTGATCTCATCGCCCCCAATTCCGGCGAAAAAGTGGGCTCACTCAATGCCCGTGACGTCTTCAATATTTTGGTACAAAAGGCATGGGAATCCGGCGATCCGGGGATCGTCTTCTTGGATCGTATCAACCGCGACAATCCCACGCCCAAACTCGGTGACATGGAGTCTACCAACCCCTGTGGCGAACAGCCCTTGCTGCCTTACGAAGCCTGTAATCTCGGCTCCATCAACCTCGGCAAGTGCTTCGCCAAAGGCAAAAACGGTCACGATTCCGAAGTGGATTGGGATGAACTCAAGCGCATCGTACACTTAGCCGTCAGGTTCCTGGACAACGTCATCGACGCTTCCCAGTACCCCTTGCCTCAGATCACCGAAACCGTTGAGATGAACCGCAAGATCGGTCTCGGTGTCATGGGGTGGGCTGACCTGCTTTACCAGCTCAAAATTCCCTACAACTCCCAGTCTGCCGTAGATATGGGCGAGCGCGTCATGAAATTCGTGCAGGACGAAGCCCGGAGCGCATCCAAGACCCTCGCTACCGAACGCGGCCATTTCCCGACATACGTCGAGTCCATTTTCGGTGAGGCCAATCTCGGCCCCTACCGCAACGCCACGACCACAACCATCGCGCCCACCGGCACTCTGTCCATCATAGCAGGCTGTTCCTCCGGCGTAGAACCGCTGTTTGCCCTGTCCTTCGTGCGTAACGTCATGGACAACGACAAGTTGGTCGAGACCAACTCCTTTTTCGAAACTGCGGTCAAGGATGCCGGAGCCTATTCCGCCAACCTTATGGAAGAAATAGCCAAGATCGGCACCATTAAAAAGATGGAACATCTGCCCGAAGAGTTACGAACCGTCTTCGTCACATCAATGGATATCGAGCCTATCTGGCATCTCAAAATGCAGGCAGCTTTCCAAAAGCACACCGACAATGCCGTCTCCAAGACCGTGAACCTGCCCAGCAACGCCACCAAGGAAGACATCTGGAACATCTACTGGAAGGCCTACGAATATGGCTGCAAGGGCGTCACGGTATACCGCGACGGCTCCAAAACATCCCAAGTTCTCTGCACTGGCGAAAGCGACAAGAAAAAAGAAGAAGATACTTCCGTTGTTCAGGATCGCCCGGATGTCATTTACGGATTCACCCAAAAAATCGCCACAGGTCTCGGGATGCTTTTCCTGACCGTCAACGAGATGGACGGCAAACCCTTCGAAGTTTTTGCCACCATCGGCAAATCCGGTGGATCAATCACCGCCAAGGCCGAAGCCATTGGCAGGCTTGTCTCTCTTGCCCTGCGTTCCGGCGTTGAAGTGCGCGAGATCGTCGAACAGCTCAAGGGTATCGGCGGCGAAAATCCCAAGTTCATGAAAAAGCATCTGGTCAAATCCATTCCCGATGCCATCGCCCACGTCTTCGAATCCCGCTATCTCAGTGGTGATCGCGTTGACGTACAGGTCGCATCGCTCAACAAGGAACTCTGCCCGGATTGCGGCGAACCGCTCGTCTTCGAAGAAGGTTGCCACATCTGCAAATCCTGCGCTTATACCAAGTGCGGCGGGTAG
- a CDS encoding ABC transporter ATP-binding protein, with protein sequence MKFELDITKHMRSGGDEFLLRSEFFSTDRALVLFGPSGSGKTLTLRSIAGMLTPDKGYIKINGDVIFDSKANINVPTRCRDVGYVFQDYALFPHLTVRENIGFGLKPLFSRLGHKEKQHVEELIDVFGLEKIAGQRPIALSGGQQQRTALARALAPSPKLLLLDEPFSALDQPLRIRMRNELTKVLETFDIPMIMVTHDADEVEAFAETIVVYHNGSVANVYSACDFVGSDQRLAETLRHQVSLAYE encoded by the coding sequence ATGAAATTCGAACTTGATATCACAAAACATATGCGAAGCGGAGGAGATGAATTTCTCCTCCGCTCGGAGTTCTTCTCGACAGACCGGGCCTTGGTACTGTTCGGGCCGTCCGGCTCGGGCAAGACCCTGACCCTTCGATCCATAGCGGGCATGCTTACACCTGACAAAGGATACATTAAAATTAACGGAGACGTTATCTTCGACTCCAAAGCGAATATTAATGTCCCCACTCGATGCCGCGATGTCGGGTACGTATTTCAGGACTATGCACTATTTCCACACCTGACCGTCCGAGAAAACATCGGATTTGGCCTCAAGCCGCTCTTCAGCAGACTTGGTCATAAAGAAAAACAGCACGTAGAAGAATTAATTGATGTGTTCGGCCTTGAAAAAATCGCAGGACAAAGACCGATTGCACTATCAGGTGGGCAGCAACAGCGAACTGCACTGGCCCGGGCGTTGGCTCCATCCCCCAAGCTTCTGCTGCTGGATGAACCCTTCAGCGCACTGGACCAACCTCTACGCATACGTATGCGCAATGAACTGACCAAGGTACTGGAGACTTTCGACATCCCGATGATTATGGTCACCCACGATGCCGACGAAGTGGAAGCATTTGCTGAGACCATCGTTGTTTATCACAACGGTAGTGTGGCAAACGTATACTCAGCCTGTGACTTTGTCGGTTCGGATCAACGCCTGGCCGAGACCCTCCGCCACCAGGTCTCACTGGCGTATGAATAA
- the modA gene encoding molybdate ABC transporter substrate-binding protein, translated as MKRTTIFASIVLSLFLIAGTATGAMAQELIVSAAASLTDAFSDIEPAFETAHPGVNVVMNFASSGALYRQIEQGAPADVYASANPKWMKKAVDKGFVNKIDAKVFARNSLVLTTPADNPAGVKTLNDLTGAAVKSIGIGTPETVPAGQYAKGALTAQNLYEKLTPKMIFGESVRQILDYLSRDEIDCGFVYRTDAVKAGKTVTIIEEIPLEKPVTYPISVLKQSSEQDIAKAFVEFVRSDAGASLLEGRGFKRP; from the coding sequence ATGAAACGAACGACTATTTTTGCCTCTATTGTTTTATCACTCTTTCTCATTGCAGGAACCGCTACAGGTGCCATGGCACAGGAACTCATCGTCTCTGCCGCCGCCAGCCTGACCGATGCCTTCAGCGACATCGAGCCTGCCTTTGAAACGGCCCATCCCGGCGTGAATGTAGTTATGAACTTTGCTTCATCCGGCGCTTTGTACCGCCAGATCGAACAGGGCGCTCCGGCTGATGTTTATGCATCCGCCAATCCCAAATGGATGAAAAAGGCCGTTGACAAAGGCTTCGTCAACAAAATCGACGCCAAGGTCTTTGCCCGCAACTCTCTGGTGCTGACAACCCCGGCAGACAATCCAGCTGGCGTAAAAACGTTGAATGACCTCACTGGAGCAGCCGTAAAATCCATTGGAATCGGCACACCCGAGACAGTTCCTGCCGGCCAATACGCCAAGGGAGCACTGACCGCTCAAAATCTGTATGAAAAACTGACGCCCAAGATGATCTTCGGCGAATCCGTTCGTCAGATCCTTGATTACCTGTCCCGCGATGAAATCGATTGTGGTTTTGTCTACCGTACTGATGCCGTCAAAGCAGGTAAAACCGTTACCATCATTGAGGAAATTCCCCTTGAAAAGCCTGTCACTTACCCTATTTCAGTACTTAAGCAATCCAGCGAGCAGGACATCGCCAAGGCCTTTGTAGAATTTGTCCGCAGCGATGCCGGTGCTTCCCTGTTGGAAGGACGCGGCTTCAAACGCCCCTAA
- the modB gene encoding molybdate ABC transporter permease subunit — translation MDMMWFDFTDVAFTGPLLLTLKVAGLATLGALVLGVAAAYALARWDFPGRDFLDAVCTLPMVMPPTVLGYYLLVFIGRRGIIGSWLQEHFNITLMFTWQGAVIAATVVAFPLVFKSARAALEGVGAHYENAARTLGQGELAVFLRVSLPLAFRGVLSGGMLAFARAMGEFGATLMVAGNLPGRTQTLSLAVYSAVQAGNNALANTLVLIISIVCVIILMTTSKLLKPRC, via the coding sequence ATGGATATGATGTGGTTTGATTTTACCGATGTGGCCTTTACAGGACCACTGTTACTGACTCTCAAAGTCGCAGGACTGGCGACTCTGGGGGCGTTGGTTCTTGGCGTAGCCGCTGCCTATGCACTTGCCCGATGGGATTTCCCCGGACGAGACTTTCTGGACGCCGTATGCACACTGCCCATGGTCATGCCCCCTACTGTGCTCGGATACTACCTGCTCGTTTTCATCGGACGCCGAGGGATTATCGGAAGCTGGCTGCAAGAGCACTTCAATATTACACTCATGTTCACCTGGCAGGGGGCGGTCATCGCTGCCACGGTGGTTGCTTTTCCATTGGTATTCAAATCCGCTCGTGCCGCACTCGAAGGGGTCGGTGCACATTATGAAAATGCAGCCCGCACCTTGGGACAAGGAGAGCTGGCTGTCTTTCTTCGTGTCTCCCTCCCGCTGGCTTTCAGGGGGGTCCTCTCCGGGGGGATGCTCGCTTTTGCCCGTGCCATGGGAGAATTCGGTGCCACCCTCATGGTGGCCGGTAACCTTCCAGGCAGGACACAAACCCTTTCGCTTGCCGTCTATTCTGCGGTTCAAGCCGGGAACAATGCACTCGCCAACACACTGGTGCTCATCATCAGTATCGTCTGCGTGATCATCCTCATGACCACGAGCAAATTATTAAAACCTCGTTGTTAA
- a CDS encoding bacteriohemerythrin → MSFISFTKENMIHIPEIDEQHRNLFEILNMMHTATIEGQEQSAIVKIFDDLIVYTVEHFDTEEKFMQEQKYPEYENHKKEHDELTGQAVKLQEQFKDGSATVTFELLDFLNGWLKDHTMGTDRDMGNFLREKMDGPSST, encoded by the coding sequence ATGTCTTTCATTAGTTTTACCAAAGAAAACATGATCCACATTCCAGAAATAGACGAACAGCACCGCAATCTGTTTGAAATTCTCAACATGATGCATACCGCTACAATTGAAGGACAGGAGCAGTCTGCTATCGTGAAAATTTTCGATGATCTCATCGTCTATACGGTGGAACACTTTGATACCGAAGAAAAATTCATGCAGGAACAAAAGTATCCGGAGTATGAAAACCATAAAAAAGAACACGACGAACTCACAGGTCAGGCAGTCAAACTGCAAGAACAATTCAAGGACGGAAGCGCCACTGTAACATTTGAACTGCTCGACTTTCTGAATGGATGGTTGAAGGACCATACCATGGGAACAGACAGAGATATGGGGAACTTCCTTCGAGAGAAAATGGACGGGCCTTCATCGACATAA